The following coding sequences lie in one Ostrea edulis chromosome 8, xbOstEdul1.1, whole genome shotgun sequence genomic window:
- the LOC130049217 gene encoding uncharacterized protein LOC130049217, producing MDPFRRTDIIILCDLCKTAHLQSHCERCHINLCQTCVGKHLSDSSIRHTVVPYKYRKYLNYSKCPDHADELCKHYCEKCDIPVCSDCISSGKHGGHDISNILEKHSSQTESVQKDLEELETRIYPRYEEMASDVQTEKAKLEKEYGKLTTIADQQGKILHREVTAIVNQRKSDIQEMENKHLSTLNKNTDEITQKITELKQIISNLKSILKSNDVSLTTTYKCRNSEFRTLPSKVPITLPSFTPEKINKDQLNEMFGSLSPLSINTEHGDTMKSAEAVSSPPVKPLLDEPRLAVTIKTGYIYLTSVSCLNEDQVWTRGDNEIMKLLNLQSKLLISIKTKSGNRPWDIAVTRDGDLVYTDNHNDTVNLVKNKQIHTVITLQGWEPRNLCSTASDDLLVTMISDDREQSKIVRYSDSTEKQTIQFDDQGRALYSCDPIKYIIENRNLDICVADNGARAEVVVNQSGKLRFRYTGHPSNTKQAFTLHGIATDSQSHILAADCQNNRIHILDQDGQFLRYIHCDLVTPHGLCVDIRDNLFLAESDTAKVKKIQYLQTQC from the coding sequence GTCGTGCCCTATAAATACAGAAAGTATCTTAACTACTCAAAATGTCCAGACCACGCCGATGAACTCTGCAAACATTACTGTGAGAAATGCGACATTCCTGTCTGTTCTGACTGCATCTCCTCAGGTAAACATGGAGGTCACGATATATCAAATATTCTGGAAAAACACAGCTCTCAAACAGAAAGTGTACAAAAAGATCTTGAAGAACTCGAGACAAGAATTTACCcgcgatatgaagaaatggcgtcCGATGTCCAAACTGAGAAAGCCAAGTTAGAAAAAGAATACGGAAAACTGACAACAATTGCCGATCAACAAGGAAAAATCCTACACCGGGAGgtcaccgccattgtcaaccagcgAAAATCCGACATTCAGGAGATGGAAAACAAACACCTATCTaccctgaataaaaatacagatgaaatcacacagaaaattactgaactcaaacagatcatttccaacttgaaatcaatcctaaaatcaaatgacgtctccttaaccactacttacaaatgtaggaattccgaatttagaacattaccgtCAAAAGTTCCAATTACATTACCGAGTTTTACTCCtgagaaaataaacaaagatcagctcaatgaaatgtttggttctctaTCGCCATTATCAATTAACACcgaacatggcgacacaatgaagtcagcagaagctgtatcgtctcctccagtcaaaccattgCTTGATGAACCGCGCCTCGCTGTCACCATAAAAACTGGGTATATATATCTAaccagtgttagctgtctgaatgaagatcaagtctggacacgcGGGGATAACGAAATCATGAAGCtcctcaacctccagagtaaactactgatatcaataaaaaccaagtcagggaacaGACCGtgggacatagcagtgacacgggacggagatcttgtttatactgacaaTCATAATGACACTGTGAATTTAGtaaagaataaacagatacacaccgtgatcacactacaggggtgggaACCTCGCAATCTCTGCAGTACCGCATCTgatgatctcctggttaccatgatcagtgatgatAGAGAACAATCCAAAATCGTGCGTTACTCCgactccacagagaaacaaaccattcagtttgatgatcagggacGTGCTCTCTATTCATGTGATCCCATTAAATACATCATtgagaacaggaacctggatatctgtgtggctgataATGGAGCTAGAGCAgaagtggtggtcaatcagtcaggaaaactccgatttagatacactggtcatccctctaataccaagcAAGCATTTACTCTACACGGCATcgctacagacagccagagtcacatcctggcTGCGGACTGTCAAAATAACCGTATCCACAttctagatcaggacggacagttcctccgttacattcactgtgatttagtCACTCCTCacggtttatgtgtggacatcagagacaacctgtTTTTGGCTGAGAGTGACAccgctaaagtgaagaaaatccaatatctacaaacacagtgttaa
- the LOC130049220 gene encoding tripartite motif-containing protein 2-like has translation MFNSLSSLSINSEHGDTMKSAEAVSSPPVRPLLDEPRLIATINTGYDRLYSISCLSEEQVWARGYNEIMKRLNLHGKLLTSLKTKSGNNPMGLAVTRNGDLVYTDPSNEIVNLVKNKQIQTVVRLQSWTPLYVCSTASDDLLVTMVSHYEKQSKVVRYSGSTETQTVQFDDQGRPLYSYGVCVDKYISENTNLDICVADRDASAVVVVNQSGKLRFRYNGHPSNNKDSFDPVGITTDSQSHILTADCHNHRIHILDQDGHFLRYIQNLVTPLGLCVDIRDNLFVAECHTAKVKKIQYF, from the coding sequence atgtttaattCTCTATCATCATTATCCATTAACTCggaacatggcgacacaatgaagtcagcagaagctgtatcgtctcctccagtcagaccactgcttgatgaaccAAGGCTCATCGCCACCATAAACACTGGGTATGACAGATTGTACAGCATTAGCTGTCTCAGTGAAGAACAAGTTTGGGCACGTGGGTATAACGAAATCATGAAGCGCCTAAACCTCCATggcaaactactgacatcaTTAAAAACTAAGTCAGGGAACAACCCTATGGGCTTAGCAGTAACACGgaacggagatcttgtttatactgacccTAGTAATGAGATTGTAAACCTTGTGaaaaataaacagatacagaccgtggTCAGATTACAGAGTTGGACACCTCTCTATGTCTGCAGTACCGCCTCTgatgatctcctggttaccatggttAGTCATTATGaaaaacaatccaaagtcgtgcgttactccggctccacagagacaCAAACcgttcagtttgatgatcagggtcgtcctctctattcGTATGGAGTTTGCGTCGATAAATACATAAGTGAGAACacgaacctggatatctgtgtggctgaccgTGACgctagtgcagtagtggtggtcaatcagtcaggaaaactccgatttagatacaatggtcatccctctaataacAAAGACTCATTTGATCCagtcggcatcactacagacagtcagagtcacatcctgacagcagactgtcacaatcaccgtatccacatcctggATCAGGACGGACATTTCCTCCGTTATATTCAGAACTTAGTCACTCCAttaggtttatgtgtggacattagagacaacctctttgtggctgagtgtcacactgctaaagtgaagaaaattcaatatttctgA